The Tripterygium wilfordii isolate XIE 37 chromosome 23, ASM1340144v1, whole genome shotgun sequence genomic sequence AGTTAGAAGAAACCGAGGATTGAGTTCCAAGGCTTGAGGGGCCAGAAGGTTGATCAAGGCAAAGGTTCGGGGCCAAGGGATGGCAAGATTGTGTGTTTCAAGTGCGGTCGGGAGGGCTATAAGAAGAATCAGTGCACCATCATGGGAGTCAAgtgttatgggtgtggtatgGTCGGTCATAGGAAGCATGAGTGTCCACGGGGTGGCAGAGCTTCAGAGTAGTCACACGCACCGGGTTTACCACCACCAGTTCTTCTTTCTATTGTTCCATCAGGAGGGAGGGGGCGAGGTGGGGCTAAGCAGCAGACAACATTGACTCATGGGAGAGCATTTGCATTAGGACATCATGAGGCACCTGagcatcctaacttcattggaggtacctttctcatttcaaattattgggcaaaggtgttatttgattcaagagctacgacatcattcatttctacgTCCCTTGCACATGCATTTAGTTTGAAAATCTCTTCAATGAGGCGAATGTTTACGGTAGACActccttttgggcatttcaccttATTGGAGGGTGtagttcttgattgtgtgtgccGGTTTGGTAGTATAGCCCTAAAGGCTTATTTGTGtgtcttagacttcaaggattttgacGTAATCTTTGGAGTAGATTGGTTAACAAAGCATCATACATTGATGGACTTTTCAGAGAGGAAGGTCACTCTTAATGTACCGGAAGGAATGGAGATACAATTACACGGATCGAAGGGGGTCCCCtgtcctcacttcatggacaaccctttatatcaaaattataggatcacgagtttgattacatTGGCACCTAGGGGTGATGTAGCTACTCCGACACGTGTGGTAGAAGAGTACATGAATGTATTTTCGGATGAGTTACCTGGATTACCAccgaagagggagattgactttaccaTTGATTGAATCCGAATGTTAAAGCCAATTTCAATTCCACCATATCGGATGGCTCCGGAAGAATTAAAGGAATTGATGACTCAGTTAGAAGAGTAGCAAgacttggggtttattagaccAAGTGTGTCCTCGTGGGGAGCACCAGTATTGttcgtaaagaagaaagatgactCATTAAGGATGTGTATATACTATGACAATTAAACAAGgttacggtaaagaacaagtatccgTTGCCACAGTCCAcagataaatgatttgtttgatcagttgagaggtgctaggcatttctctaagattgacctacgttcggggtaccaccaattaaggattagaaatgaggatatGTCAAAGACGACATTCTGGACACAATATGGGCATTATGAAtttttagtgatgccatttgggatgacaaatgctccggcggtgtttatggatttgatgcaaagggtccttCGCCCATTcttggatagatttgtggttgtgttcattgatgatattttgatttattctccgacggtagaggagcatgaggaacacttgaggttagtgttgcaaacgttgagggagaatcaattatatgctaagttgagtaaatgtgagttttgggctacggAGGTGAAATTCCTAGGCCATGTGATTAAGCAAGAGGGCATTGCGATTGATAACTCTAAGGTTGAATccgtgttgaattgggagagacctaagaatgttTCGGAGATTAGGAGCTTCTTGGGATTAGCAGGGTATTATTggaggtttatccaagacttttcgcgtgttgccgcacctatgatgcaactcaTGCGGAAAGACACGCCATTTGTGTGGTCGGATAAGTGTGAGAAAGCTTTTAAGGATTTGAAGGGTAGGTTAACATCTCCACCGGTATTAGTGTTTTCGGAGAGGagtgtaggataccaagtgtattgtgatgcttccggagtggggttgggttgtgtgttgatgcaaagagatagggtagtggagtatggttctagattgttgaagatacatgagaaaaactatccggttcatgatttggagttggtggcaattgtatttgccttgaagcaatggaggtattatctttatggagagaaatttGAGGTCTTTTCGGATCATAAAAGTCTTTAGTATCTATTCACCCAAAaagagttgaatttgcgacaaaggaggtggatggagtatttagaggACTATGACTTTCGTTTACAATATCACCTGGGTAAGGTAAATGTGGTTGCAGATGTATCgagtagaaagcatagagttgatagtttgtttatacatgagtggggaattgtagagacaataagtcaatttggtttggagttgcaaagtgtagaggaaagggtgtatttgggtagtatgacttctagaccaatgttgattcaaaaggtgatggatgcacaaaatggggacccaatttttgatacatttgaggaggactcTGGATGGGTTCGGGGTCATGATAGAGGTGTGAGGTTTGCagggagattgatagtacccgatgacaaggagctacaagaggagatcttgaaagaagcacaccattctcGATTTGCTATGCATCCCGGAGGCACAAAGATGtaccaagacttgagaagaaacttttggtggagaggcatgaaggtcggtgtagctagatttgtggcacgatgcttgacatgtcaacaagtgaaggcggaacaccaaCGGCCAGCGGGTTTGCTACAACCCCTACCGAtggcacaatggaaatgggagatgatcactaAGGACTTTGTGATAGCGTTACCGATGACATCTAAGCAAAATGATACcgtttgggtgatagtcgatagattgaccaaatcagaTCACTTCCTACAGGTGAACAAGATGGACACCTTAGAGTCATTGAGCACATTGTACATGCAGGAGATAGTGCGACTCCATGGAGTGCCATTATCTATTGTGTCGGATCGAGACCCATGATTcacgggtagattttggggcagTTTGCAAGAGGCCTTAGGGACACGGCTGGATTTCACTACTCTATATCACCCACAAagtgatgggcagagtgagaggactatccaaattttagaggatatgttacgtgcttgtgtggtagattttggtggtaattgggagaaatacctacgtttggcagagtttgtgtacaacaactcatacCAGAGTAGCATTGGGAtgtcaccatttgaagcactttatgggaggccttgttggtcaccattgtgttgggcggaggttggagagaaagtagtatcgggacccgaaatggtgaaggaggcgagaaacggaattgaaaagattagaaaaaggtCGATCACGGCTCAAAGTAAGCAAAAGTCCTATGCAGATAAGAGGAGAAGGCCATTGGAATTTGCGGTTGGGGACAAtgtatttttgaaggttagtccacgaCGTGGCATTCAAAGGTATAGCAAGCAAGGGAAGTTGGCACCGCGATTTGTGGGTCCTTTTGAAATCCTTGAGCTAGTTGGACCGGTAGCTTATCGTTTGGCGCTTCCACCAAAATTGGCTAAATTTCATAATGTGTTCCGTGTTTCTATGTTATGAAAATATGAGCCAGAACCATCACATGTTTTAGATTGAACTACATTGGAAGTagaggaagatggaagctacactcTTCAATCGGTAAGGATTTTGgatcgaaaggacaaggtcacacAATCAAGTGTCATACCATTGGTTAAAGTCTCGTGGATGCATCACGACATGGAAGAGgcgacttgggagcttgagtcgaaAATAAAGGAGAAATATCCGCATTTATTCACAATTCTAGGTACATTtttaaatttcgaggacgaaatttctttaagggggaaaggatgtaataacccgaacttcttttcttgtagaaattaggtaggactaacatgtgttgagtatatagatatatttaaaACCATTAGAAATAAATACCAAGTGAATTGGGAGTATACAAGTGGTTTAAAAACTGAAATTTGTGACAACAGGTGTAACTGTCTGGATAGCCATAGAAGAAGCTGAAACAGAGTGTTTCATGCATAGGTGTCTGGACGGCtatagaggtgtccggacacctccctaaaatctACACccatgaattgttttaaaaacacctATTTTGCGATTTCTCTTAAAATACCTTACCAAAACAGACCccaaaccccattttctctcaaatttcctccctcccatcaatctaagatcaccaaccaaggtaagattatcctctttcaagttgtttcaagttgggttcatgacttctctctctaggttATATATTCTTAAGTTCCTCTCTTTCTTccaatctttcaaggtttgaacccaaactcaaatccatgagttcctacatcatttgaggcctaaaggaagcttaaatcccttccttctacttgtctctacaaccttggtaagttttcttaaacctaaaagctagtatttagagatcgggggatttgggattctagggttttatgggtttgatagatttgggggaaaatctttaaattagatgaaattagtgatttaataggttcatttagacttgtttatggttgtattgctagattctattgttgattggagtagcaagcttgagtaggtgaaattcaagaacttggaaagttttggctaagagaaggtaatgtttccttgatttattgggttaatttgtgttagatttatgaaattgaagttgttgtataTTGATTTGGAGGAagggcttaccgaataataggttgattgaggccggataattcaaggttgagtattggtttacataactagtttttgaatatgtcttcctattaagaacgtttatctttctcattgttcattaaTTCGTTCttgccttaattgcacctaagggagaacaaccccactttgtgatttcttcgtggtataatttgagttatattgcataccctacttgttcaatcttccattgagcatgaattattcttgaacatgcatcatgtgtatatatatatgtgtaggttatatgtatatcctattgcatagccatgttggacatgcattgtagttgcatggtagatgtcgggtatgtactcatatatctcctagttgtgattgatgtgaaatgtagAATGCcattgggccgttcagggttcctataaGTACGGAAATACCGATGGGCCGAgttaggattccatatgtgttcgaaacaccatgcgatgatgtcgttgggctgttcagggtcctgATATGTAtggggatgccggtgggccaagttaggatctcgtatggtgtggttatctacttgtgttttggtgtatatgatgttagctatcatattgttgcattgtgCATTTCTTTagtatttcagccttatattattcacttaatctttattattccctactgggcctttcgctcacccttttctttttcctattccctcctcgcaggtgagtgtAGTTCCGATACCAGGGtcacggatcaggaggagggtgcgtgacgtggatggacccctggagagtgataggactagatggttctaaactttgatatgttattactattttgtcgtacctattttcttagttgagacacaTTGTGTGATATCTCTACTCGATGGGgggatggacggttgggagggtgctccgtgtgattgggactcccgaaccgggtttgtggactttgtgtcctgacgatttcttatgtttgtaGGATTGCTAATTGGGTTGGTTGTTGATTAtacatgttattgtgtgtggagaaattatgcgtgattgttaggtggcctgaggccctgcttaaacttgagaatttaactgtgttatgaattgttagatggctagaggccctgcctaggttgtgaatatatttgtgatattgctgcgtgtttactctAGGTTGacatcctccgtattatggggtGGTACTGTAGAAATTTTCGATGGTGTGatgattaaattaattatggtttgatttagacgAGACTAAAAGTAACGCATTTCGGGTCGGAGCGTTACAGCTACACTAAAGGACAAGTATCCTATGCCTATGGAAGACATGTTGGTGGACTGAGCAGCAAAGGACCAGGTCctatccttcatggatggacaTTCAAGCTACAACCACATTTTCATTATGGTAAAAGACACACCAAAAATAGAGTTCAGGTGTCTAGGTGCTTTAGGGCCATTTGAATGGGTTGTGATGCCATTCGGCCTGAAGAATGTAGGAGCTACATATCAAAGAGCCCATGACATGCTCGACCAATTCATGGGAATCTACATTGATGATGTCGTGGTCAAGTCTCCTTCTCACAGGGAACACCTTGCAAATCTCAGGCGAGATTGGCTAGAACATGAAAATACGGGCTGAAGATGAACCCCTTGAAGTGCGCCTTTGGACTTTCAGCAAGGAACTTCCGAAGGTTTTTGGTTCATCAAAGAGGCATCGAGGTTGATAAGAAGAAAGCCAGAGCCATTCTTAAAGCACAACTTCCTAGCAATAAGAAGGAACTCCAAAGATTCCTAGGATAAATCAACATCCTCAGAAGGTTTATCTCCAATCTTGCTGGGAAAGTCTAGGTATTCTCTGAGCTTTTAAAATTGAAATAGGAAGACGAATTCATCTGGGAGGAGAGACATCAGCAAGCTTTCCAAAGATCAAGGACTATCTAGCAAGACCTCCTATCCTTACTCCTCTTCCTCCTGAGAAGGCGTTGAAGCTTTATATCTTAGCAATAGACGATTATATTGGTTGTCTTCTAGCTCAAGACAACG encodes the following:
- the LOC119992745 gene encoding uncharacterized protein LOC119992745, with protein sequence MQRFMPWSFQADKVKQYLDLVQTPEMTVLQYTKKYEELCKYGKKYAPDDESKAEKYRDGILSSIYKMVIASRVRTYDDTVDMTLKLERGERNSRQYWDVQKGRKTSTISGSGGGKGSGPRDGKIVCFKCGREGYKKNQCTIMGVKCYGCGGRGRGGAKQQTTLTHGRAFALGHHEAPEHPNFIGDTPFGHFTLLEGVVLDCVCRFGSIALKAYLCVLDFKDFDVIFGVDWITSLITLAPRGDVATPTRVVEEYMNVFSDELPGLPPKREIDFTID